One window of Bacteroides sp. AN502(2024) genomic DNA carries:
- a CDS encoding metallophosphoesterase, translated as MNYKFDGSKVFFTSDTHFYHGNIIRFCNRPFKDVEMMNETIISNWNNTVGQNNIVFHLGDFCLGGSAEWTKILDRLNGKIYLIMGNHDLKNMRQGYVDRFEHVAMQMHIEVNKQKIYLNHYPFLCFDGGYKDVWQLFGHVHTRKNNTGVDAFRLQYLYPTQYDVGVDNNNFTPVSFEQVKRTINKQIEDGGK; from the coding sequence ATGAATTACAAATTTGATGGTAGCAAGGTGTTCTTTACATCTGATACACACTTTTATCACGGGAATATCATTCGTTTCTGTAACAGACCGTTTAAGGATGTGGAAATGATGAATGAAACTATTATCTCCAATTGGAATAATACGGTTGGGCAGAATAATATTGTTTTTCACTTGGGTGACTTTTGTCTTGGAGGTTCCGCTGAATGGACTAAAATACTTGACAGACTGAACGGCAAGATATATCTGATTATGGGCAACCACGATTTGAAGAATATGCGTCAGGGCTATGTCGATAGATTTGAACATGTAGCAATGCAAATGCACATAGAAGTGAACAAGCAGAAAATATATTTGAATCATTATCCGTTTCTGTGTTTTGATGGCGGATACAAAGATGTGTGGCAATTGTTTGGTCATGTGCATACAAGAAAGAATAATACCGGAGTTGATGCCTTTCGGCTTCAGTACCTTTATCCGACACAGTATGATGTCGGGGTAGATAACAACAACTTCACACCTGTATCATTTGAACAGGTTAAGAGAACTATAAATAAGCAAATAGAAGATGGAGGAAAGTAA
- a CDS encoding metallophosphoesterase: MKIQYMSDLHLEFSDNSRWLQHNELPVMGDILVLAGDIFYLKNKIEPLTNFWKWASANYRQVLIVPGNHEYYNYCDVMDRGLQWKWMFKENVGYYQNQVIRIDDTDFIMSTLWSQISLVDEYFVWKGMNDFRQIMYHGKLLQTEEFNQMHTFCLDFIKQSLAESTARHIVVVTHHLPTLEVVANHHKGSVLNSAFATDLSRLISDNDIDAWIYGHSHTNIDVEINGTKVVCNQMGYVFQNEHTTNGFDPSKRIVL; the protein is encoded by the coding sequence ATGAAGATACAATATATGAGCGACCTGCATTTGGAGTTTAGTGATAACAGTAGGTGGTTGCAACATAATGAATTGCCTGTGATGGGAGACATACTGGTACTTGCAGGTGATATATTTTATTTAAAGAATAAGATTGAGCCTTTGACGAATTTTTGGAAATGGGCATCAGCCAATTATCGTCAGGTACTTATTGTTCCCGGAAACCATGAATATTACAATTATTGTGATGTGATGGATAGGGGATTACAGTGGAAATGGATGTTCAAGGAAAATGTCGGGTATTATCAGAATCAAGTGATACGGATAGATGACACAGATTTTATCATGAGTACTTTGTGGTCTCAAATTTCTCTTGTTGATGAATATTTTGTGTGGAAAGGCATGAATGATTTTCGACAGATAATGTATCACGGGAAACTGCTTCAGACAGAAGAATTCAACCAGATGCATACTTTCTGTTTGGATTTCATCAAGCAAAGTCTGGCAGAAAGTACCGCAAGACACATTGTGGTTGTGACACATCATCTTCCGACATTGGAGGTGGTAGCCAATCATCATAAGGGATCTGTGTTGAATAGTGCATTTGCCACCGATTTGAGCAGACTTATATCCGATAACGATATTGATGCATGGATTTATGGTCATTCACATACCAATATTGATGTTGAAATAAATGGTACAAAGGTGGTTTGTAATCAAATGGGATATGTCTTTCAAAATGAACATACAACCAATGGCTTTGACCCAAGCAAACGTATAGTTTTGTGA